TATAAGTCTTTTCATGGAGTATGCTTGCTTTTTGGGTAAATCCTAGAGGTAGACTGGTTGGATTATATGATACATGgatattttgcttaaaaaaaaaaaagtcagtctttTCCCAAACTTCttgatttattatatattttagccAGCAGTGTATGAGTTCCATTTTCTCTATCTCCTTAGTAAAGTTAGCTTAGTATGGCCATCTTTTAAAATAGTAACTGTTTTAATAGGTATTTAATTGTCTCTCCTATagtttcagtttgcatttcctaatgaataataatgttgaatatcttttcatgtgcttatttctCATTCACATATCATCTTTGGAAAGCTGtccaaatattttattcagtttttattggattgtttgcTTTCTTAAGCTCTCTCTATAAACTCTTAATAacaataaatgcaaatatttccccaagtttatgatttgtctttttattttaacagtGTCTTATAAatagcagaagcttttaatttggTGAAATTTGATTTATACACttgttcttttattaattttacttttggtgacacatttaaaaatctatgccaaaatcacaaagattttctactgtgacttttttttctggagCTTTTGTAGTTTTAGGTTTTATGTTAGATCTATGATCCCTTTATGAATCGATTTTTGTGTATAATGTAAGGTAAGaactaaagtttattttttgcagTTGTATATAGCTAGTTATCACAATGTCACTTGAAAGTGTTATTCACCACTGGATTAACTTTATACGTTTTTCAAAAATCAGCtatctatatgtgtgtgggtctatttctgaactTTCTATTCTCTTCCCTTGATCCATTTGTCTGCCTTTATGCCAATACCAGACAGTTTTGACTATTGTTGCTTTTTTAATGTCTTGAAATCAGTTAATGTCCTTccgactttcttctttttcaaagttattttatgTATTCTAGCTCCTTTGCATTTCAACCCTTTACCTAGGTTTTGGTagtgttaacatcttacataatcATGGCATATTtatcaaaacaaagaaattaacattggtacAATACTATTCACTGAACTAAAGGTTGCAATATAATAGAACTCTCCAgttttttctttaacatcttcTTGCTGACCCAGGATCAAGGTCAGGATACCAAGTTGCCTTTAATCATTATATTCAGATTTCTCCAGTATGTGATAATTTCTctgtctttccttgtttttcttgactTTGACACATTTGAAGACTGTTGGTgaaatattttgtagaattttcCTCAATTTGGGCTTGTCAAATATCTTTTCATGATAAGGTTGAGTTCATGGATTTTGAAAAGTGTATTCTCTTTTTGACATATTTTTAGATTTGACCTggtaaaattttgtttgaaaatctTACATCTATATGAAGAATAGtggtctgtaatttttaaaaatctaataatgTTTTTGTTTGAATTTGGTATCAGGTAATAGCTAGCTTGCAGAATGAGTTAGGAAaaaattgtttccttttaattttctggaagagtgtTTGCAGAAttggtattctttttcttaaatgttttgtgGAATGCACCAATGAAGCCACCAGGGTCTtgtgttttctttgtgggaaagtTTTAAGATCCAATTCAATTTATTTAGTAGATATTGGGATCTTCAGGTTTTCCATTTATTCCTGAGTGAGCTTTGGCAATTTTCATCTTTCAAGAAATATGCCCCTTTCCTCTGAGTTATCTAGTATATTGGCGTAATATTATTCACAGAAATATCTTCTTATATTTTTAGATATCTGCAGAGtccataatgggcttccctggtggctcagagggtaaagaatccacctgcagtgcaggagacctgggttcaatcccttggttgggaagataccctgaaggggagcatggcaacccactgcagtattcttgcctggagaatccccatggactgaggagcctggcagcctacagtccatggggtcacaatgagtcggactcaactaagcatagcacagcacagagtcCATAGTAATGCCAGCTCTCTCATTCCTGATATTTGTaattaatgtcatttttttcGCCTGCTATATCtggttaaatattttctatttcattgatctcaCAGAACCAGCTTTTTATATtcttgcttttcttgtttctatCTTATTTAGTTTCCAATCTCTATAATTTTCTGTCTTCTACTTAATTAagtaggaagattccctgaaaaaggaaatggctacccactccagtatttttgcctggagaattccatgtagagaggagcctggcaggttacaatccatggagtcacaaagagcaggacacaaccgagcaactaacactttcactttcagtgagaGTGGATATCCACTTTTAGTGAGAGTGGATATGCTTGTCTGGTATCAGTCTATAATGGGAATAGCTCATATTTCAGTGCAAACTGaatgatttgatttttatttcagtttgaaGTTTTTTTCCATTAATTAGTTTTTTCTTAGTAGTTTACTGAGTTTTATGAGAAATGgacttgaattttataaaattacttttgAACACATATTgagtatttttgtgaattatgAGCATGACAAATTAAATGTTTCCTAATAATAAATCATTACATTGTTTGAATGAGATCAAGTTGGTGCTAGCAGATTATTATGTTATTGAAatgttaaatgttttattttggaatGTTGCATATGGTATgtgttattactttattttagttttgaactattttttatgttttaatatcaGATTTACATACAGCAGTTTCACGGAacaaatttattatatttctatGTTCATTATACTCTGACAAAGTTTGtataacattataaatatatcttCATTGAAAGTTGGAAAGAACTCAACTGAAAGAAGAATTTGAGCAAGAATTATTTGAGAATTAATTTTTTCATAagtcataattattttttcccatctttATAGGTTCATTTAAACCTCTACAATGTCTTGCATTGTATTTAATGTTTATATGCTTTAGTTAAAGCATGTTCTTTGAAACAGGAATTTTATTTGCTGAGTAGGTTTGAAAGtggaaaaaattcagaaatgtaaTTTTTCTCTGTCTTAAATTCTTGTTAGTTCcatttgttttgaatttctttattcttttccatgtgaTAGCAGGATTTCCACACTGCATTCTTCTCCTCcccactttttttaaaagtttcattgcATCTGGGTACCAGAACTTGGTTCATCCTTTAATGTTTCACTTTTCAGTGAAATTTTGTGTCagatgtgtcttttcaaattagcgtCAGGTTATGTATTCTTAGACCTTGTATTGAAGTTAGGAAACATGGAAAATACACATAGTGTAAATGTTAGAGCTTAATTACCACAAAGTGAATTCACCTACACTGCCAGCATCTGGGCCAACAAACAGAACATTATCACCACCCCAGAAGATTTGTGTTCCCTTGTAATCTCCACTTCCCCCAGATGTATTATTATCCTGACTAGTAACACCATAGTTAGTATGAACTGATTTTGTACTTTTATACATAAAATTACAAATGAGTTTTTGTGCATATACTTTTCAATCAGTATTTTTTATGTGATATTCATTCATGTAGTTCTATGATGCTAgattttctgttaattttcatTGTTGCTTGgtattttgttgaatgaatatatcacaatttaCTTATATATTCTATTATTGATTGACACTTAATTCTAGTTTGAAGCTATTAGGAATAATACTCCATGAATATCCTAGTATATGTATTTTGGTGCCAATATTCATGCATTGCATGCCTCTTGAGATGTATCTAAGAAtggaatataatatatacatatgtatgtgtgcatatatatatataatatactaattAAGCTATATAATCACGAGTTATTAGCTTTGTAAGTTTTCATATTAGTTTAGTCACATTCTGATAATGTGTCGTAGTATCTCTCTGTAGTTTAAATATGTGTTTGACTGGTTTCTAACAATCCTGAACACCTTTTCATATTGCATTAGTATTTGGATATCCTCTTTTGTGATGTGCTCATTCCATGTTTTGCCTGTCATTCTAACTGCACTGCTTATTTTATCTGAGTAACTTGCAGAAGTTGTAATGAATATGAGTCTCTTTTTCGGATATATgcattgcaaatatttatttttcccattctttgaTGGCATTTCTTGATGActgagaatttttcattttagtttatcaatttttaatgGTTATAGCTTTCTATGTTTTAAGAAATCTTTCCATACATCAAGATCATGGTGTTACTCTATATTACTATATAGATGTATGTTAGAATGTGATATACATGCAGTAGGGTGTGCTGTTCCCTCCCCTCTTTAAAGTATTGATGTTAAGACACAACACACAAAATCCAGCAATCACAAGTAACTTTAGTTGTTACTATTCATGCATGTTGCATGCTCAatggtgtccaactttttgggaccctatggactgtagtccaccagactcctctgtccgtgggattttccaggcaaaaatactggaatgggttgccatgtccttcttcaggagatcttctacACTCAGGCATCAAACTCATAtatcctgtgttggcaggcggattcttgactgctgagccaccaggaagccctattATTCATGCAGGCAGAAGCAAAATGAAGAAGTTCTTTGGGTTAGGAGTGACTGTCTCTCACCAGCAAGAGTTTGCTTTTGGATTTGTggcagaggagagggaaaagagtGACAGAGGTTATGGCAGAaagatatataaacataaatatactaGTTTAGATGAGATATGCTTAGAGTATAAGTAGAATTGAATAGAAAAAAGAGCATAAGAAATAGtggaattgaaaagaaaaaaattctattaattAGTGAATTAATATATGAAAGAGATAAAATCAACAGATACTGGCATCTAGATGGTTTTGGAAGGTGAATCTGTCCAGGATGATTTCAAAGATATTGAATTAGATGAGTAGATTTTAAGGACCAAGATAGAAGATGCAGAAAAGATGATTTCCTTACAAGGAGAAAAAACTTTATTGATTCTTATGTTTTGTACTTGAATTGTTTTGAGATTTTGGGgtagagtgggacatgactgagtgattaagcatgcATGCTCGCATATAAGACGAACTTCCATTTCACTTTAAGAGTCTATTATTTCATGCAATAaatttatctcaatttttttttaaactaaagcaATCATTGAAAGAATACCCAAAATAGCTATTACCTATTACtgaacattggagaaggcagtggcaccccactccagtactcttgcctggaaaatcccatggatggaggagcctggtaggctgcagtccatggggtcgctaagagtcaggcacgactgagcgacttcactttcacttttcactttcatgctttggaggaggaaatggcaacccactccagtgttctttcctggagaatcccagggacggcggggcctggtgggctgccgtctatggggtcgcagagtcggacacgactgaagcgacttagcagcagcattactgAGCATCTCCTATATCTTGGGCACTGTTTTACATTTTAGATATATTATTTAGTCTTTAGTCCAATAAATTAAACATTAtatttacctattttacatatgagcaGCTGAATGTTTAGAAAACTTTACTCAAAATTTACACACAAAATTTGTCACTACAAAATTGTTTGAGAAAATTAACATCCCTATCAGACCCTCTTCTGAAACCTCTTCACTGTTTTGTTAACAGGTGTCATTTCCTCAAGAGGAAAAAACTCTAAGAAGCTAAAGAGAAGAATCTCAATTGGTGACACTTTTTTTCAACCTCATTTACACCTCAATTTTGAGACACCTATAATATTTAGGAATTAACAGAAAGGTTATAAGACAGATGTTTGCCACTTCTTAAGTTATTTGTTTAGAAGTATTTGTTGTCCATGGAATCCAGCTAAAAGACTGTATCAGTTACTGAAACATCCCTACAAGCCAACTGCTTTCAGAAAGACCTCTATGACTAGCACAAGATGGTGCCACTAGCATATTATGATCAACGCTTCATGCCATTAGAACACTCTTACCAACTGGCCGCAACCAGCTCATTAACACGTCAATACACagacaaaaaattaaatcagCCCAATAACCAATCTGTGGTCAGAGTACAATCCCATAGTAATAACCCTGTAGTGCCTCCACCGAACTCTAGCCAGAAGGTACAGAGATGCTCAGAATTGCCCTCTGTCAAGTCTCAGGACACAATTTCAGGGGACTGCTATAACAGGGTTCTAAAATCACCATTATCTCACTCCAAACATCAGGCCACACCTTCACTACACCTCCAGCGGAGAACTCCCTTGTGGCCTAATAAGAAAGCCCTGAGCTCGCCTTTGTTCCACCCTAAACCTCAGAACACATCTTCATTTGACCTCATTAAGACATTGCCACCAGAGCCGACTCAAACAGACTGTAGCTCACAGTTATCCTTTCCTAAACCTCAGAATACATCTTCCCTAGATCTTTTCTGGACATCACCTTCACTGAAATCTATTCGAAGAGTGTCAAGTTCATCACTATATGCTGTCAAACATCAAGAAACTCCTTCCCCAGACTACCTATGGACATCATCATCTTTGGAATCTAATCAAAGAGACTTTAACTCAGCATTACCCCAGTCCAAGCCTCAGAAAGCCTCTTCATTGGACAGCCTATGGTCATCTTTGTTAGAGCGCAATCAAAGATGTTTGAGCTCACCATCACTCAACTCTACATCTCAAATAAATGACTTGTTTCAGACATCACCTGAAGCCCATCATTTGGAGCCTAGTCAAATGACTCTGAGCTCATCATTACCTGACTCCAGACTTCAGACACCACCTGTATTAAGGTCCAATTCCAGTGTTCTGAGATTACCACTGTCGAATTCAAAACCAAGAAAGTCACCTTTACCATACTCTGTCCACCAGTCAAAGAGTTTGCCATTGTTCCAGCCCCAAACACTTGATCATGACTTCAGGACCCCAAGCCCAGCAATGTGTCACTCCAGATTGCAGAACACCACTTCACCAAGTGACAAACACAAAGCCACAGATCTTTCCTCACCTCATCCCAAACCAAATGTCTCAGGTCAATCAATATTAAGCTCCAGGCACTCCATGAAGAACATAGCTGCTTTACCACTGGGCTCCAGACTCCAGCGTAAAAGCAGTTTTGGTCATTATGAAGAGACAGGACCCAGTAAAGACATTCCATGGACTTTAGATTACACTCAACCCTGCATTGTTAAAGGTGGAACTGTCCCCGATGATGTTGTAAATAAAATTGTCAATTCTCTGTCCAAGACCAGAATCCAGAGGGATctctgtaggcagattctctttCGAAGGATGAGGGGAAGACCAAATCCTCGTCCTGGTCCCCGCCTTTCATCAAGTTATATGGTTTGTTTAGCCTGTGCCTCTTGCATAAAATCTCACTGTAGCCATCTTACAGGAAGGAAAGACCCCCATGCTGCCACACTATTTGTCATCCCAACACCTGAGCTCACTCCTGAGAAAGAGATAATGGTGAAACTAGTTTTTATCCTTTCCATACCAGAGACTACTTTTTTACTCCCTGTGAAAGAAAATCAGCCTGATGAAGCTCCTGAAGACAATCTTGAAGGAATGGAGAAGATATCAAACATTTCCCCTACATCGGAATCTGATATCACTCAGGGATCTAATGAAAAGAAGACCTGGCTGACAGTAGCCCCCGA
The DNA window shown above is from Bos indicus isolate NIAB-ARS_2022 breed Sahiwal x Tharparkar chromosome 1, NIAB-ARS_B.indTharparkar_mat_pri_1.0, whole genome shotgun sequence and carries:
- the CSNK2A2IP gene encoding casein kinase II subunit alpha'-interacting protein, with product MVPLAYYDQRFMPLEHSYQLAATSSLTRQYTDKKLNQPNNQSVVRVQSHSNNPVVPPPNSSQKVQRCSELPSVKSQDTISGDCYNRVLKSPLSHSKHQATPSLHLQRRTPLWPNKKALSSPLFHPKPQNTSSFDLIKTLPPEPTQTDCSSQLSFPKPQNTSSLDLFWTSPSLKSIRRVSSSSLYAVKHQETPSPDYLWTSSSLESNQRDFNSALPQSKPQKASSLDSLWSSLLERNQRCLSSPSLNSTSQINDLFQTSPEAHHLEPSQMTLSSSLPDSRLQTPPVLRSNSSVLRLPLSNSKPRKSPLPYSVHQSKSLPLFQPQTLDHDFRTPSPAMCHSRLQNTTSPSDKHKATDLSSPHPKPNVSGQSILSSRHSMKNIAALPLGSRLQRKSSFGHYEETGPSKDIPWTLDYTQPCIVKGGTVPDDVVNKIVNSLSKTRIQRDLCRQILFRRMRGRPNPRPGPRLSSSYMVCLACASCIKSHCSHLTGRKDPHAATLFVIPTPELTPEKEIMVKLVFILSIPETTFLLPVKENQPDEAPEDNLEGMEKISNISPTSESDITQGSNEKKTWLTVAPENQAVSQQPQAVDWLLYVKKNSNPQFQSVLPSSSSSTSLSSSSSSSSSSSSFSTVAPLPPPPPPPKESKVSDCVFTKLLSYHRLPPGVSWLEFIRSKNHQPLPGKPCPSQSPSPKARPMRNNTTVKRRKGPKTVFKIFQTKFQNERNLD